A part of Candidatus Babeliaceae bacterium genomic DNA contains:
- the prfA gene encoding peptide chain release factor 1, whose translation MTDSLWSSLQKRYDELNEQLISTSIEASQRHVVQKELSTLSTLLNKHQEIVRLEGHYSVLREQAALNIDPEMTTLFNEELATLDKELAYARQSLDILMYPPDPLDKRDALVEIRAGTGGQEAALFVGDLLRMYTLCALKKNWKTTIMSSSGTDLGGFREVVIHIQGNNVYGNLKFESGVHRVQRVPATETAGRIHTSTATIAVLPEADDIEAATVSPADLRIDVYRAGGAGGQHVNTTDSAVRITHLPTGLVVTCQDERSQHKNKEKALKVLLSRLVSAQKEKHESEMSQKRKQLVGTGMRSEKVRTYNFPQNRVTDHTVELTLKKLDMIMEGNLDDILDALREHEQQERKKQPLYS comes from the coding sequence GTGACTGATTCTTTATGGAGTTCATTACAAAAGCGTTATGATGAGCTGAATGAACAGCTTATTTCAACATCGATTGAAGCGTCTCAACGCCATGTGGTGCAAAAAGAGCTTTCAACGCTTTCGACATTACTTAATAAGCATCAGGAAATTGTGCGGCTTGAGGGGCACTACTCTGTGTTGCGAGAGCAAGCGGCTCTTAACATAGATCCTGAAATGACCACGTTATTCAATGAAGAGCTGGCAACGTTAGATAAAGAGCTTGCTTATGCCCGTCAGTCGTTGGATATATTGATGTATCCGCCGGATCCTCTTGATAAACGTGACGCACTTGTTGAAATAAGGGCTGGAACGGGAGGCCAAGAGGCGGCGTTGTTTGTAGGTGATTTGCTGAGGATGTACACCCTGTGTGCTCTTAAGAAAAACTGGAAGACAACTATCATGAGTTCCAGTGGGACTGATCTTGGGGGGTTTCGCGAAGTTGTTATTCATATTCAGGGTAATAATGTATACGGCAATCTCAAATTTGAGTCGGGCGTTCATCGGGTGCAGCGGGTTCCTGCTACAGAAACCGCTGGTCGAATCCATACTTCTACGGCCACCATTGCTGTGTTGCCCGAGGCCGATGACATTGAAGCGGCTACTGTCTCTCCAGCTGATTTGCGTATTGACGTTTATCGTGCAGGTGGTGCTGGTGGGCAGCACGTCAATACAACCGATTCTGCCGTTCGTATTACCCATCTTCCGACGGGACTTGTGGTGACATGTCAGGATGAACGGTCGCAACACAAAAATAAAGAAAAAGCATTAAAGGTATTACTTTCCCGATTAGTTTCTGCTCAAAAAGAAAAGCATGAATCGGAGATGAGTCAAAAGAGAAAACAGCTTGTTGGTACCGGTATGCGTTCCGAAAAAGTTCGTACGTATAATTTCCCTCAAAATCGCGTTACCGATCATACGGTTGAGCTTACTCTGAAAAAGTTGGACATGATTATGGAAGGAAATCTTGATGATATTCTTGATGCCCTGCGTGAACATGAACAGCAAGAACGTAAAAAACAGCCATTATATAGTTAA
- the rpmE gene encoding 50S ribosomal protein L31 has translation MKKNLQPEVYAINAHCACGKEFTTESTRPDIRVTLCSNCHPFFTGATKFVDTAGRIEKFEKKYKKGNKA, from the coding sequence ATGAAAAAAAATCTTCAACCAGAAGTGTATGCTATTAACGCACATTGCGCTTGTGGCAAGGAATTCACCACTGAATCAACCCGTCCAGATATACGCGTGACTCTATGTTCGAATTGTCACCCGTTTTTTACCGGCGCAACCAAATTTGTTGATACGGCTGGTCGTATTGAAAAGTTTGAAAAGAAGTATAAAAAAGGCAACAAAGCTTAA
- a CDS encoding DUF1622 domain-containing protein, which translates to MLIDSWLLFIREVITLMGVAVITEGAFYGIYHFVLLLFGKGLYTLNQIRLQFGNSIILGLEFLVGADIIGSVLRPDYYNVGILVILVVIRIILSYFLNRELRALALEK; encoded by the coding sequence ATGTTGATTGATTCTTGGTTACTCTTTATTCGCGAAGTTATTACTCTCATGGGCGTTGCTGTTATCACTGAAGGAGCTTTCTATGGGATATACCACTTCGTGCTCTTGTTGTTTGGTAAAGGTTTATACACGTTAAATCAAATTAGATTACAGTTTGGCAATAGTATTATACTTGGCCTAGAATTTTTGGTGGGAGCTGATATTATAGGCTCGGTCTTGAGGCCAGATTATTATAATGTGGGCATTTTGGTTATTCTCGTGGTTATCAGAATTATTCTGAGTTATTTCCTAAATCGAGAATTGCGAGCGCTTGCCCTCGAAAAGTAG
- a CDS encoding AAA family ATPase yields the protein MKQTQHGTIILLNGVSSSGKSAIIHALHASHKNIKILKVDDWFPDILKNVAQEHGWQENSNICPWLYLHTATTEQTGKYYFDVELREKLFNNSHKLYEQAKNFASEGQNVIMDTVLEYEKEYTRFDNFFRNEKVIKILVYCPLDILLQRVEQRNACGIVSEQRTAFQSFEQFPALFKLQEHAHEPVLDIVKSTVIKQALEKAIQDLIKNTIAAPYLPKLDEFRKKFSQQFKLDEQETITLVPRHAYNLILNSYHNSPQQSAQKILEIVDLKNNF from the coding sequence GTGAAGCAAACTCAGCATGGTACTATAATACTGCTTAATGGCGTTTCGTCTTCTGGAAAATCTGCGATTATACATGCATTACACGCATCACATAAAAATATAAAAATTCTTAAAGTTGATGATTGGTTTCCTGATATTTTAAAAAATGTAGCTCAAGAGCATGGCTGGCAAGAAAATTCAAACATTTGCCCGTGGCTCTATTTACATACAGCAACAACAGAGCAAACCGGGAAATATTATTTTGATGTAGAATTACGAGAAAAATTATTTAATAATTCTCACAAACTTTACGAGCAGGCAAAAAATTTTGCCTCAGAAGGACAGAATGTCATTATGGATACGGTTCTAGAATATGAAAAAGAATACACGCGGTTTGATAATTTTTTTCGCAACGAAAAAGTAATAAAAATATTGGTGTACTGCCCATTAGATATTTTGTTACAACGGGTAGAACAACGTAATGCATGTGGCATAGTCTCAGAACAAAGAACTGCGTTTCAATCTTTTGAACAATTCCCAGCGCTTTTCAAATTGCAAGAACATGCGCATGAACCTGTTCTCGACATCGTAAAAAGCACCGTAATAAAACAGGCTCTAGAAAAAGCTATCCAAGATTTAATAAAAAATACTATCGCAGCCCCCTATTTACCAAAACTGGACGAATTCAGAAAAAAATTCTCACAACAATTTAAACTTGATGAACAAGAAACAATTACATTGGTTCCAAGACACGCCTACAATCTTATTCTCAATAGCTATCACAACTCCCCCCAACAATCCGCGCAAAAAATATTGGAAATAGTTGATTTAAAAAACAACTTTTAA
- a CDS encoding MarR family transcriptional regulator gives MKNKVGMEKLTIYEAPEQSPGYLLWRVSMHWRSKIEETLKVFDLTHPQFVVLATTGWLTKNNERVAQIDISRSAGLDPNTTSQVLRGLEAKKLIKRVRSLNERSKSPLLTPGGFEKLTLALPAVEQADTLFFDALNAQESCKLIKIFQALLSIK, from the coding sequence TTGAAAAATAAAGTTGGTATGGAAAAATTAACTATATATGAGGCTCCGGAGCAAAGCCCAGGATATTTGCTATGGAGGGTGAGTATGCACTGGCGGAGTAAAATAGAAGAGACGTTAAAAGTTTTTGACCTAACGCATCCGCAGTTTGTTGTTTTGGCTACCACTGGTTGGTTAACAAAAAATAATGAACGTGTTGCTCAAATAGATATTAGTAGATCTGCTGGCTTAGATCCTAATACAACATCGCAAGTATTACGTGGTTTGGAAGCAAAAAAACTCATTAAGCGCGTGCGTTCATTAAATGAAAGAAGCAAAAGCCCGTTATTAACGCCAGGTGGATTTGAAAAATTAACGTTGGCATTGCCCGCAGTTGAACAGGCCGATACGCTTTTTTTTGACGCATTGAATGCGCAAGAATCTTGTAAATTAATAAAAATATTTCAGGCGTTGTTATCCATAAAATAG
- a CDS encoding EVE domain-containing protein, whose translation MTKYWVGVASREHVKKGIQSGIAQVCHGKQAPLKRMKSGDWIIYYSPTEIFGEKQPCRAFTAIGKIKDKEPYLFKMSDDFIPWRRDVDFVPARDVAIEPLIDTLSFIKNKSHWGFVFRYGLFEIPEHDFLLLAANMGVNIEK comes from the coding sequence ATGACAAAATATTGGGTCGGTGTTGCAAGTAGAGAACATGTTAAAAAAGGCATACAATCGGGTATTGCACAGGTGTGTCACGGCAAGCAGGCGCCGTTGAAAAGAATGAAGTCGGGTGATTGGATTATATATTATTCGCCGACAGAGATTTTTGGCGAGAAGCAGCCTTGTCGTGCGTTTACAGCGATAGGTAAGATTAAAGATAAAGAACCGTATCTATTTAAAATGAGTGATGATTTTATCCCGTGGCGGCGTGATGTTGATTTTGTGCCGGCGCGGGATGTTGCAATAGAGCCTTTAATCGATACACTTTCTTTTATTAAAAACAAGAGTCATTGGGGGTTTGTTTTTAGATATGGATTGTTTGAAATTCCTGAGCATGATTTTTTGTTACTTGCTGCTAACATGGGAGTAAATATTGAAAAATAA